One Brachyhypopomus gauderio isolate BG-103 chromosome 15, BGAUD_0.2, whole genome shotgun sequence genomic region harbors:
- the LOC143476574 gene encoding uncharacterized protein LOC143476574 isoform X3, protein MSPKKRKPSVAFSWHKSFAILAPWRKGKEDVVVGSEVVLTKMKFFNAFHEKLLSAEDSVSTVSMSESEQDSSAPLQVEEMISLHSVAPEPTMIEPKKDYLSAIFSNGPLPRLYKFESEDSGVEMPSGANSPSTPTGSEQSFVVHSRGSSCDSSTLNSSIPANGPLLLLDQSTGSLEAVETSRTYTQEDHLTVLEDSPEDETDNILLGIAGDSEGPQDRASESLVSGGHEESLVGADTIEAEEMAGGDTGSKCHDADDGNTGLELKQQMVRNSTSDSLDEYMEECCRLSEVNQARANPLGSGLGYLEHICQLIEKIGQLQEHNLKLQNWICSLQKDSKMTKTKEDFFTQHCYCGAANLAFQEVKRRFRGDYPSLSGSSGDFPSLSASSSTLSDLSTIPEGAGIPIHPPVRDGAGGCQLTAPLRRRALNRRSYVEGETRYLSDSAETLSATHRRESHTWGRMKELVKKTRLRNPGRLGLSSGSLKRSCPQLYRPELGPVELCRRDRNSMIVLGHQKLDYHWLQ, encoded by the exons ATGAGCCCGAAGAAAAGGAAACCCAGTGTGGCGTTCAGCTGGCATAAGTCGTTTGCCATCCTTGCTCCATGGAGGAAAG gCAAAGAAGACGTGGTTGTGGGAAGTGAAGTTGTGCTCACCAAGATGAAATTCTTCAACGCTTTTCACGAGAAACTGTTGAGTGCTGAGGATTCTGTATCAACCGTGTCCATGTCAGAGTCTGAGCAGGATTCGTCCGCACCGCTCCAAGTGGAAGAGATGATCTCTCTTCACAGTGTTGCACCCGAGCCAACTATGATAGAACCAAAGAAAGACTATTTATCTGCTATTTTCTCTAACGGCCCACTGCCAAGGCTGTACAAGTTTGAATCAGAGGACTCTGGGGTCGAGATGCCCAGTGGTGCAAACTCCCCATCCACTCCAACTGGATCAGAGCAGAGCTTTGTCGTCCATAGCAGAGGGTCATCGTGTGACTCAAGCACTCTGAACTCTTCCATACCAGCCAACGGGCCTCTTCTCCTATTGGATCAGAGCACAGGATCCTTAGAGGCTGTGGAAACATCACGTACGTATACTCAAGAAGATCATCTCACAGTCTTAGAAGATAGCCCAGAGGATGAAACGGATAACATTCTCCTGGGAATCGCAGGAGATTCAGAAGGGCCCCAGGACAGAGCGTCGGAGAGCCTTGTCTCAGGAGGCCATGAGGAGAGTTTAGTTGGTGCAGACACAATAGAAGCAGAGGAGATGGCTGGGGGAGACACGGGGTCAAAGTGCCATGACGCTGATGATGGCAACACGGGCTTGGAGTTGAAACAGCAGATGGTCCGGAACAGTACAAGTGACAGTCTGGACGAATACATGGAGGAGTGCTGCAGGCTAAGTGAG GTGAACCAGGCCCGGGCCAACCCACTGGGCTCTGGACTGGGCTACCTGGAGCACATCTGCCAGCTGATTGAGAAGATCGGCCAGCTTCAGGAGCACAATCTCAAACTGCAGAACTGGATCTGCAGCCTGCAGAAAGACAGCAAGATGACCAAAACTAAGGAG GACTTCTTCACACAGCACTGTTACTGTGGAGCAGCCAATCTAGCCTTTCAGGAAGTGAAGAGACGTTTCCGCGGTGACTACCCCAGCCTATCGGGTTCCAGCGGTGACTTCCCCAGCCTATCAGCTTCCAGCAGCACACTGTCTGACCTCAGCACCATCCCAGAGGGCGCTGGGATTCCGATCCACCCCCCTGTCAGAG ACGGGGCTGGGGGCTGCCAGCTGACGGCCCCCCTGCGGAGAAGAGCCCTGAACAGGCGGAGTTATGTGGAGGGAGAGACCAGATACCTGAGTGACAGCGCGGAGACCCTCTCTGCCACCCACAGACGA GAGAGTCACACATGGGGCAGGATGAAGGAGCTGGTGAAGAAGACCAGGCTGAGGAACCCTGGCAGGCTGGGCCTGTCCTCTGGGTCCCTCAAGAGATCATGTCCACAGCTGTACCG GCCTGAACTGGGACCAGTGGAACTATGTAGAAGAGACAGGAACTCCATGATTGTCCTTGGCCATCAGAAATTGGACTACCATTGGCTTCAATAG
- the LOC143476574 gene encoding uncharacterized protein LOC143476574 isoform X1, whose translation MSPKKRKPSVAFSWHKSFAILAPWRKGKEDVVVGSEVVLTKMKFFNAFHEKLLSAEDSVSTVSMSESEQDSSAPLQVEEMISLHSVAPEPTMIEPKKDYLSAIFSNGPLPRLYKFESEDSGVEMPSGANSPSTPTGSEQSFVVHSRGSSCDSSTLNSSIPANGPLLLLDQSTGSLEAVETSRTYTQEDHLTVLEDSPEDETDNILLGIAGDSEGPQDRASESLVSGGHEESLVGADTIEAEEMAGGDTGSKCHDADDGNTGLELKQQMVRNSTSDSLDEYMEECCRLSEVNQARANPLGSGLGYLEHICQLIEKIGQLQEHNLKLQNWICSLQKDSKMTKTKEDFFTQHCYCGAANLAFQEVKRRFRGDYPSLSGSSGDFPSLSASSSTLSDLSTIPEGAGIPIHPPVRDGAGGCQLTAPLRRRALNRRSYVEGETRYLSDSAETLSATHRRVRHGDQLQESHTWGRMKELVKKTRLRNPGRLGLSSGSLKRSCPQLYRPELGPVELCRRDRNSMIVLGHQKLDYHWLQ comes from the exons ATGAGCCCGAAGAAAAGGAAACCCAGTGTGGCGTTCAGCTGGCATAAGTCGTTTGCCATCCTTGCTCCATGGAGGAAAG gCAAAGAAGACGTGGTTGTGGGAAGTGAAGTTGTGCTCACCAAGATGAAATTCTTCAACGCTTTTCACGAGAAACTGTTGAGTGCTGAGGATTCTGTATCAACCGTGTCCATGTCAGAGTCTGAGCAGGATTCGTCCGCACCGCTCCAAGTGGAAGAGATGATCTCTCTTCACAGTGTTGCACCCGAGCCAACTATGATAGAACCAAAGAAAGACTATTTATCTGCTATTTTCTCTAACGGCCCACTGCCAAGGCTGTACAAGTTTGAATCAGAGGACTCTGGGGTCGAGATGCCCAGTGGTGCAAACTCCCCATCCACTCCAACTGGATCAGAGCAGAGCTTTGTCGTCCATAGCAGAGGGTCATCGTGTGACTCAAGCACTCTGAACTCTTCCATACCAGCCAACGGGCCTCTTCTCCTATTGGATCAGAGCACAGGATCCTTAGAGGCTGTGGAAACATCACGTACGTATACTCAAGAAGATCATCTCACAGTCTTAGAAGATAGCCCAGAGGATGAAACGGATAACATTCTCCTGGGAATCGCAGGAGATTCAGAAGGGCCCCAGGACAGAGCGTCGGAGAGCCTTGTCTCAGGAGGCCATGAGGAGAGTTTAGTTGGTGCAGACACAATAGAAGCAGAGGAGATGGCTGGGGGAGACACGGGGTCAAAGTGCCATGACGCTGATGATGGCAACACGGGCTTGGAGTTGAAACAGCAGATGGTCCGGAACAGTACAAGTGACAGTCTGGACGAATACATGGAGGAGTGCTGCAGGCTAAGTGAG GTGAACCAGGCCCGGGCCAACCCACTGGGCTCTGGACTGGGCTACCTGGAGCACATCTGCCAGCTGATTGAGAAGATCGGCCAGCTTCAGGAGCACAATCTCAAACTGCAGAACTGGATCTGCAGCCTGCAGAAAGACAGCAAGATGACCAAAACTAAGGAG GACTTCTTCACACAGCACTGTTACTGTGGAGCAGCCAATCTAGCCTTTCAGGAAGTGAAGAGACGTTTCCGCGGTGACTACCCCAGCCTATCGGGTTCCAGCGGTGACTTCCCCAGCCTATCAGCTTCCAGCAGCACACTGTCTGACCTCAGCACCATCCCAGAGGGCGCTGGGATTCCGATCCACCCCCCTGTCAGAG ACGGGGCTGGGGGCTGCCAGCTGACGGCCCCCCTGCGGAGAAGAGCCCTGAACAGGCGGAGTTATGTGGAGGGAGAGACCAGATACCTGAGTGACAGCGCGGAGACCCTCTCTGCCACCCACAGACGAGTGCGTCATGGTGACCAACTG CAGGAGAGTCACACATGGGGCAGGATGAAGGAGCTGGTGAAGAAGACCAGGCTGAGGAACCCTGGCAGGCTGGGCCTGTCCTCTGGGTCCCTCAAGAGATCATGTCCACAGCTGTACCG GCCTGAACTGGGACCAGTGGAACTATGTAGAAGAGACAGGAACTCCATGATTGTCCTTGGCCATCAGAAATTGGACTACCATTGGCTTCAATAG
- the LOC143476574 gene encoding uncharacterized protein LOC143476574 isoform X2, with product MSPKKRKPSVAFSWHKSFAILAPWRKGKEDVVVGSEVVLTKMKFFNAFHEKLLSAEDSVSTVSMSESEQDSSAPLQVEEMISLHSVAPEPTMIEPKKDYLSAIFSNGPLPRLYKFESEDSGVEMPSGANSPSTPTGSEQSFVVHSRGSSCDSSTLNSSIPANGPLLLLDQSTGSLEAVETSRTYTQEDHLTVLEDSPEDETDNILLGIAGDSEGPQDRASESLVSGGHEESLVGADTIEAEEMAGGDTGSKCHDADDGNTGLELKQQMVRNSTSDSLDEYMEECCRLSEVNQARANPLGSGLGYLEHICQLIEKIGQLQEHNLKLQNWICSLQKDSKMTKTKEDFFTQHCYCGAANLAFQEVKRRFRGDYPSLSGSSGDFPSLSASSSTLSDLSTIPEGAGIPIHPPVRDGAGGCQLTAPLRRRALNRRSYVEGETRYLSDSAETLSATHRRQESHTWGRMKELVKKTRLRNPGRLGLSSGSLKRSCPQLYRPELGPVELCRRDRNSMIVLGHQKLDYHWLQ from the exons ATGAGCCCGAAGAAAAGGAAACCCAGTGTGGCGTTCAGCTGGCATAAGTCGTTTGCCATCCTTGCTCCATGGAGGAAAG gCAAAGAAGACGTGGTTGTGGGAAGTGAAGTTGTGCTCACCAAGATGAAATTCTTCAACGCTTTTCACGAGAAACTGTTGAGTGCTGAGGATTCTGTATCAACCGTGTCCATGTCAGAGTCTGAGCAGGATTCGTCCGCACCGCTCCAAGTGGAAGAGATGATCTCTCTTCACAGTGTTGCACCCGAGCCAACTATGATAGAACCAAAGAAAGACTATTTATCTGCTATTTTCTCTAACGGCCCACTGCCAAGGCTGTACAAGTTTGAATCAGAGGACTCTGGGGTCGAGATGCCCAGTGGTGCAAACTCCCCATCCACTCCAACTGGATCAGAGCAGAGCTTTGTCGTCCATAGCAGAGGGTCATCGTGTGACTCAAGCACTCTGAACTCTTCCATACCAGCCAACGGGCCTCTTCTCCTATTGGATCAGAGCACAGGATCCTTAGAGGCTGTGGAAACATCACGTACGTATACTCAAGAAGATCATCTCACAGTCTTAGAAGATAGCCCAGAGGATGAAACGGATAACATTCTCCTGGGAATCGCAGGAGATTCAGAAGGGCCCCAGGACAGAGCGTCGGAGAGCCTTGTCTCAGGAGGCCATGAGGAGAGTTTAGTTGGTGCAGACACAATAGAAGCAGAGGAGATGGCTGGGGGAGACACGGGGTCAAAGTGCCATGACGCTGATGATGGCAACACGGGCTTGGAGTTGAAACAGCAGATGGTCCGGAACAGTACAAGTGACAGTCTGGACGAATACATGGAGGAGTGCTGCAGGCTAAGTGAG GTGAACCAGGCCCGGGCCAACCCACTGGGCTCTGGACTGGGCTACCTGGAGCACATCTGCCAGCTGATTGAGAAGATCGGCCAGCTTCAGGAGCACAATCTCAAACTGCAGAACTGGATCTGCAGCCTGCAGAAAGACAGCAAGATGACCAAAACTAAGGAG GACTTCTTCACACAGCACTGTTACTGTGGAGCAGCCAATCTAGCCTTTCAGGAAGTGAAGAGACGTTTCCGCGGTGACTACCCCAGCCTATCGGGTTCCAGCGGTGACTTCCCCAGCCTATCAGCTTCCAGCAGCACACTGTCTGACCTCAGCACCATCCCAGAGGGCGCTGGGATTCCGATCCACCCCCCTGTCAGAG ACGGGGCTGGGGGCTGCCAGCTGACGGCCCCCCTGCGGAGAAGAGCCCTGAACAGGCGGAGTTATGTGGAGGGAGAGACCAGATACCTGAGTGACAGCGCGGAGACCCTCTCTGCCACCCACAGACGA CAGGAGAGTCACACATGGGGCAGGATGAAGGAGCTGGTGAAGAAGACCAGGCTGAGGAACCCTGGCAGGCTGGGCCTGTCCTCTGGGTCCCTCAAGAGATCATGTCCACAGCTGTACCG GCCTGAACTGGGACCAGTGGAACTATGTAGAAGAGACAGGAACTCCATGATTGTCCTTGGCCATCAGAAATTGGACTACCATTGGCTTCAATAG
- the hells gene encoding lymphoid-specific helicase has translation MSGVKEETRSVSPQCPKPNESEQPEGACLEVDAAVKCQDEDVLITKEMEEEEKNLMEEGERKEREMMEKARQSWEKETQEMRFKRLQHLLEKSNIYSKFLLTKMEHQQLEEKHKKERLEKKQAASEQKGNGKKAEKVHRRKREREEDYKIADVMSKEEILSKAKRQKMDEETPTQKKLEAEDIENLSDSNSDIKGRLSEAVRNNAKQMLDPERTVNGQPVPLYQPNLFTGGVMRWYQVEGIEWLRMLWENGINGILADEMGLGKTIQCIAHIAMMIEKKVLGPFLVVAPLSTLPNWISEFKHFTPEITVMLYHGSQAERRSLIKNIRKTQGSLNMRPVVVTSFEIAMIDRKFLQRFQWKYLIVDEGHRIKNLNCRLVRELKLLPSDNKLLLTGTPLQNNLAELWSLLNFLLPDVFDDLKSFESWFDIGTMSSGADAIVANEQEKNILDMLHQILTPFLLRRLKSDVTLDVPPKKEIVVYAPLTPKQECFYRAIVDRTIAKVLGQEKNDATPVPMSSTGRPKRRCRKMVDYYENSSDSYSDLEKYAEKIQKEMESQKDFVPVLDVQMPADAQINLKLQNILMLLKRCCNHPYLIEYPLIPGTDQFKIDEQLVESSGKFLILDRMLPELKKRGHKVLIFSQMTSILDILMDYCYLRNYQYSRLDGSMKYTERDENMKKFSSDPEVFIFLLSTRAGGLGINLTAADTVIIYDSDWNPQADLQAQDRCHRIGQTKPVVVYRLITANTIDEKILEIASVKRKLEKMVIHKSKFKGGKAELKQSKSCMDVNELRDLLNSREYDRAIKSTKGKVISDTDLNILLDRSDLFDQAKKSVKQEKDGVFRVVETEEGNSDICLL, from the exons ATGAGTGG CGTTAAAGAAGAGACCCGCAGTGTGTCTCCTCAGTGCCCCAAGCCAAACGAGTCTGAGCAGCCAGAAGGCGCCTGTCTGGAGGTCGACGCTGCAG TAAAATGTCAAGACGAAGATGTGCTCATTACCAAGGAGATGGAAGAGGAAGAAAAAAACTTAATggaagaaggagaaagaaaggaaagagAAATGATGGAAAAG GCCAGGCAGTCATGGGAAAAAGAAACTCAAGAAATGCGATTTAAGAGGCTCCAGCACCTGTTGGAGAAGAGCAATATTTACTCCAAATTTCTCCTTACAAAAATGGAACATCAGCAACTGGAG gaaaaacacaaaaaagagaGACTGGAAAAGAAACAAGCAGCTTCAGAACAGAAG GGCAATGGCAAAAAGGCAGAGAAAG TTCATAGGAGAAagcgagaaagagaggaagactaCAAAATTGCAGATGTTATGTCAAAAGAA gaAATCTTGTCAAAAGCCAAAAGACAGAAAATGGATGAG GAGACTCCTACCCAAAAGAAACTTGAAGCAGAGGATATAGAGAATTTAAGTGACTCAAACTCTGACATAAAAGGCCGGCTCTCGGAAGCTGTACGGAACAACGCCAAGCAAATGCTGGACCCCGAGAGGACAGTTAACGGGCAGCCTGTACCCTTGTATCAGCCCAATCTCTTCACCGGGGGGGTGATGAGGTGGTACCAGGTGGAGGGCATTGAATGGCTTAGG ATGCTGTGGGAGAACGGGATTAACGGGATCCTGGCTGATGAGATGGGGCTGGGGAAGACCATCCAGTGCATCGCTCACATCGCCATGATGATCGAGAAGAAGGTCCTGGGCCCGTTTTTGGTTGTCGCACCACTTTCCACGCTGCCCAACTGGATTAGTGAGTTCAAGCACTTCACCCCAGAG attactGTAATGCTTTACCATGGCTCGCAGGCTGAGAGACGCAGCCTTATCAAGAACATTCGTAAGACTCAGGGTTCCCTGAACATGCGCCCTGTAGTCGTCACTTCATTTGAAATTGCCATGATTGACAGGAAGTTTCTTCAG CGTTTCCAGTGGAAGTATCTGATAGTCGATGAAGGCCATCGGATAAAGAACTTGAACTGTCGTTTGGTGCGAGAGCTGAAGCTTCTGCCCAGCGATAACAAGCTGCTCCTGACGGGAACTCCACTGCAGAATAATCTCGCAGAGCTCTGGTCTCTCCTTAATTTCCTCCTCCCAGACGTGTTTGATGACTTGAAGAG CTTTGAGTCTTGGTTTGACATCGGAACCATGAGCTCAGGTGCAGACGCCATTGTGGCCAATGAGCAGGAGAAGAACATTCTGGACATGCTTCACCAG ATTCTCACACCCTTTCTACTGAGACGACTGAAGTCCGACGTAACGCTGGACGTTCCACCGAAGAAGGAGATAGTGGTGTATGCTCCTCTAACCCCCAAACAGGAATGCTTTTACAGGGCTATTGTTGACAGAACAATTGCAAAGGTCCTTGGCCAGGAGAAG AACGACGCTACACCGGTGCCGATGTCATCCACCGGGCGGCCAAAACGTAGATGTCGAAAGATGGTGGACTACTACGAAAACAGCAGTGATTCTTACAGTGACCTCGAGAAATACGCTGAGAAAATTCAGAAGGAAATGGAGTCTCAGAAGGA TTTTGTCCCTGTGCTAGATGTTCAGATGCCTGCAGATGCCCAGATCAACCTGAAGCTACAGAATATACTGATGCTGTTGAAGAGATGCTGCAATCATCCGTACCTCATAGAGTATCCTCTCATCCCTGGCACTGATCAGTTCAAG ATTGATGAACAGCTGGTGGAGTCATCAGGAAAATTTTTGATTCTGGACAGAATGCTTCCAGAACTAAAAAAGAGAGGACATAAG GTGCTAATCTTCAGTCAAATGACTTCAATCTTGGACATTCTGATGGATTACTGTTATCTGAGGAATTATCAGTACAGCCGGTTGGATGGTAGCATGAAGTACACGGAGAGAGATGAGAAT ATGAAGAAATTCTCCTCGGATCCAGAGGTATTCATCTTCCTCCTAAGCACAAGAGCTGGTGGACTTGGGATCAACCTCACAGCTGCGGACACGGTCATCATATATGACAGTGACTGG AACCCCCAGGCAGACTTGCAGGCCCAGGATCGGTGTCACCGCATCGGCCAGACCAAGCCGGTGGTGGTGTACCGTCTCATCACGGCGAACACTATTGACGAGAAGATCCTCGAGATCGCGTCTGTCAAGCGCAAACTGGAGAAGATGGTCATTCATAAAA GCAAGTTTAAAGGAGGGAAAGCTGAACTCAAGCAGTCCAAGAGTTGTATGGATGTGAATGAGCTCAGGGATCTGCTCAACTCCAGAGAATACGACAG GGCAATCAAGAGCACCAAAGGGAAAGTCATCAGTGACACAGATCTCAACATATTGTTGGATCGCAGCGACCTGTTTG ATCAAGCCAAGAAAAGTGTCAAACAAGAGAAGGATGGTGTGTTTAGGGTGGTTGAGACTGAGGAAGGAAACTCTGACATCTGTCTGCTGTGA